One segment of Onychomys torridus chromosome 3, mOncTor1.1, whole genome shotgun sequence DNA contains the following:
- the LOC118579222 gene encoding 60S acidic ribosomal protein P1-like isoform X1, producing MASISNLACIYSTLILQEDEVIVTEDKINALINAVGVNVEPFWSGLFAKALANVNIGSFVCTVGAGGPVPGAGVVPAGGPAHFTAAVPAEEKEVEAKKEESEESDDNMGFGLFD from the coding sequence ATGGCCTCCATCTCCAATCTCGCCTGCATCTACTCCACCCTCATCCTGCAGGAGGACGAGGTGATAGTCACGGAGGACAAGATCAATGCCCTCATTAATGCAGTTGGTGTCAATGTTGAACCTTTCTGGTCTGGCTTGTTTGCAAAGGCCCTGGCCAATGTCAACATTGGGAGCTTCGTCTGTACTGTGGGGGCTGGTGGGCCTGTTCCAGGAGCTGGAGTGGTGCCAGCAGGCGGTCCTGCCCACTTTACTGCTGCTGTCCCAGCTGAGGAGAAGGAAGtggaagcaaagaaggaagaatCTGAGGAGTCTGATGACAACATGGGCTTTGGTCTTTTTGACTAA
- the LOC118579222 gene encoding 60S acidic ribosomal protein P1-like isoform X2: MASISNLACIYSTLILQEDEVIVTALANVNIGSFVCTVGAGGPVPGAGVVPAGGPAHFTAAVPAEEKEVEAKKEESEESDDNMGFGLFD; this comes from the exons ATGGCCTCCATCTCCAATCTCGCCTGCATCTACTCCACCCTCATCCTGCAGGAGGACGAGGTGATAGTCAC GGCCCTGGCCAATGTCAACATTGGGAGCTTCGTCTGTACTGTGGGGGCTGGTGGGCCTGTTCCAGGAGCTGGAGTGGTGCCAGCAGGCGGTCCTGCCCACTTTACTGCTGCTGTCCCAGCTGAGGAGAAGGAAGtggaagcaaagaaggaagaatCTGAGGAGTCTGATGACAACATGGGCTTTGGTCTTTTTGACTAA